TGGCATCTCTTCCATTAAAGAAAGCACTTGCTTTGAGAAGCTTGACGGCTTTTTTCCAGCGACGATCAGATACATACATGTCCGAGACAGAGGCATCAATGCCTTTAGACTCGATGGTTTTTTCCAACATGCTCTTTAACTGGAACAGTTTTTCGAAGCAATCATCCGTCAGTTCTAGTTTTTCAAGCTCAGCTTGCCACTGGTGGTATTCCGTATCGGTAATGGCTAACCCTTCAGGAATGATGGCTTCTTGCGTCGTACCGACGGTAAGCATTGATTTAAAGTTCTGCTTATTTTGAATTCGATTGACAAACACTCGCACTAACATTCGATCATAAAGTGCATCGAGACCGCTCTCTTCATCGGGAAGCTCGTTGGATGCCGAAACCAACAACCTCATTGGAACTCGTTCGATTTCACTGCCATTCTTAAATGTCTTTTCATTCACAACAGTGAGCAGTGTATTCAGAATGGCAGGCCCTGCTTTCCAAATCTCATCAAGAAATACGACTTGAGCCGTAGGAAGATACCCTTCGGTTAAACGAACATAACGTCCATTATCTTTTAACTCTTGAATGCTTAATGGCCCAAACACCTCTTCCGGGGTAGAGAAGCGTGTCATTAAGTACTCAAAATAACTGCTATTATCAAATGCTTGTATCAATCGTTTTGCAATTAAACTTTTGGCAATGCCCGGAGGACCGAGCAGAAACACACTTTCGCCAGCGAGCGCGGCCAGTAAGCAAAGCTTTATCGTGTCTTCTCGTTCGTAAACACCATCTGAAAGCGCAGCAGCAAGCTTATTAATACGTTCCGAAAGCAATGCCTTTTGTGCATGAGACGCTATCGAGGTGTTTATCATTCCGGAACTCCTTGGGGAATATGTACTTTATAAATGTATATAATAAATATATACATTTGTTATCACTTTGTTACAAGTGTAATTTAAAATTTGACTCGTACTTATATCAGATCTGTGTACCACGGAATTCACGGCAATCATAGTTTGCACTTTTGGGAACTACATCACCTACTGAGGTGGTCAGTTAACAACTTTTTTGCATTTTTTTGCTTTCGCTAAACGTTATTTATCGTTAAGGTTTCTGCTATCAACCCAAAATTGGGCAGCATGCTAGAAAAAGTGACCCTATTTGCATGAGCAAAATTATCCATAGATGGAAAAACATATCCCTCATTGAAGAAGATATCGCCCTCCCCAACGGCAATACGATTTCTCACACTATGATCCACCACCCCGGCGCTGCAGTTATTCTTCCTGTGACAGAAAGTGGCAACATTATTTTAATCAATCAATTTCGCCCTTCATTAAAAAAGTGGCTCTTA
Above is a window of Vibrio cortegadensis DNA encoding:
- a CDS encoding ATPase RavA domain-containing protein, giving the protein MINTSIASHAQKALLSERINKLAAALSDGVYEREDTIKLCLLAALAGESVFLLGPPGIAKSLIAKRLIQAFDNSSYFEYLMTRFSTPEEVFGPLSIQELKDNGRYVRLTEGYLPTAQVVFLDEIWKAGPAILNTLLTVVNEKTFKNGSEIERVPMRLLVSASNELPDEESGLDALYDRMLVRVFVNRIQNKQNFKSMLTVGTTQEAIIPEGLAITDTEYHQWQAELEKLELTDDCFEKLFQLKSMLEKTIESKGIDASVSDMYVSDRRWKKAVKLLKASAFFNGRDAINPLDLLLLQDCLWNSPESRDLVRDVIKEFALQYAFDQQEVTQQIELCKEELADIQAELEAQFGVVLTMEAASGLLRKEVYQFDTSKAKQYKVGNATNLVKLVLLQSNLSVSESEKGDSRWVYVPKDELERVVKEGHGDVYGYVNQNTSLCRLRFDLDASNQLVIKDIANRAVLVSVVTTEGLDENVYQQWNTKADQALAQLHNAEHHLRLVKSNFHGALPHNFIDPELPVAMESSLQLVSQLLESTQKESEKIAQRIINLKHFFE